The nucleotide sequence TATGAATAACCGAGGAAATCCCTTCCATCTGTGTCACATCCTGCGTCTCAGCTTGGATCATGGAGGCTATAATCAAGAGCTCCTCAACACTATAGCGCTCCAGCAGAGGTGAATCCAACATCCCTTGCAGTTCACTGAGCATCTTCTGATACATTGCCAGAGCCAACTCCTCTCCAGCACGATTACGATGAACCGTATAGGTTCCGCTCAGCAACCACCCCTCAGTGAAGTTGAGCTGGTAGGCAGATGCCAAATCATTGATTGCTTCAATGAAAAGCCCTGAATCCCCTTCAAGCCTATTTACCAGATAGCCATCAATCTCAGAGTTTGTAAAACCAGGGGGAATGGTCACATCCATGGTTTTCTCAGTGTTTGCAAGCATGGAAGCAACTTCACTGAACGCCAGATTGCGTCCCATTATATAGGTACCAGTCTGAATCACCGTAGCAAGTTCTTCTTCCACTAGGTAGGCAAGAAACGCCTGTGCGTCCTCAACTACCCCCAACTGTTCGAGTAAGAGGCTGACGGTACGTGCTGTCATTCCACTCTCAATGGTCATTGCAACAACATCGCGTTCCTCTACCACAGGCAACGAAGGGGCGAGTATGGCAGGCCTCTCGAAGTAGGCATAGAGGAGGATAAGTGCGGTACATATTAGCAATGCGATAAGCAGAGGGAGCAAAAGGCGCCTAGACAGAGGAGGACGGTAGGAGGTACGCTTTCCTATCTTAGGAGGTACCACCTGCTGTTTTTTGGGCTTGGATGTCTTGTTTGCAGGATGCTTGCGGGTCCTTGTCTGCACTACATGAGGATTCGGTTGATCAGCAGTACGGGGAGTTGGCTTTTTTTTTGCAGGAGAAACCTTTGTCTCGGGATTAACCACTGGTTGCTTATCAGAAGGAATCTTGACCGTCATGCTGCGCGTGGTGACGGTTGGTTTCTTTCTTGGTGTACTGGTTTTTCTTGACGGGGTGGAAGCATCGAGTACTACCTTGTGGGATGAGGTACTCTTCTTTTGTTTTGGCTTCTCACCCTTTACCTCGAGGTCAAGGGTGAGTTGTTTTGGAGGTTTGGGTTTCTCAGCCATCGCTCTCAGGTTCCTTCATGGGCAACAACTCGTTGATCTTATTCTGCTTGTGCTGGATGGATGCGTGCACCTGGGCAATCTGTCGATTATATGTCTCAATTTGCGTCTGTAAGTGGTCGATCTTTTGTTTTTCCAGTTCAATCTGTGCTTCAAATTCCTGTATTTTTATCAAGTTTTGTAGATTCTTGATTTCCTCTTCCAATGTCCTTATCCGGGACCGATGAAGCGTGATTTGATCCATCAATGAGATCGCTTTCTGCCCTACCATCCCTGCATGTACAGAATCAGGAAGAGATTCATAGAGGGCTTTCCCATATAAGTGCGCCGCTCTTTGATACGTTTTCTCTTCCTTTTTCATAGCCTGAGAGAGTTCTTCCAGTCGAGATTTAGGACTTGGAACCTCTTCACTTCGAA is from uncultured Sphaerochaeta sp. and encodes:
- the mltG gene encoding endolytic transglycosylase MltG; the protein is MAEKPKPPKQLTLDLEVKGEKPKQKKSTSSHKVVLDASTPSRKTSTPRKKPTVTTRSMTVKIPSDKQPVVNPETKVSPAKKKPTPRTADQPNPHVVQTRTRKHPANKTSKPKKQQVVPPKIGKRTSYRPPLSRRLLLPLLIALLICTALILLYAYFERPAILAPSLPVVEERDVVAMTIESGMTARTVSLLLEQLGVVEDAQAFLAYLVEEELATVIQTGTYIMGRNLAFSEVASMLANTEKTMDVTIPPGFTNSEIDGYLVNRLEGDSGLFIEAINDLASAYQLNFTEGWLLSGTYTVHRNRAGEELALAMYQKMLSELQGMLDSPLLERYSVEELLIIASMIQAETQDVTQMEGISSVIHNRLENGEPLGIDATTRYEIDDWENPIPTEALETKSPYNTRRKAGLPPSGICSPGVNALEAAFFPKDSPYFYYLHGYDKEIHYAETYEEHKENISLYR